ACTAGCAAAGTGTTTTAGACACCAGCGTTTTAAAAGAGCTATCTGAGCGTCGCTACAATATTCAATTCCTTTTTGTAGCTCTTTTTTAAACAAGAAAGGGGAAAAACTAACTTTCTTTAAAATAAGTTTGACATAATTGAGACGAGAAATTTTCGTCTTTTTAATTTTTACTTCCATCATTCAAAAATTTAGAGTATATAAAACTTTAGAAGCATTAAGCCTTTTTGAGTTGAGTAAATTTATATATCATAGAGTTCTTGTTTTGATGAAACGGATATGCCGATGAGGAGGGCTTTTAATAGAGTAGCTATGTTTACAAAGAAGTAAGGGGGCAATCGAGCCACAAGATGAAGGCTAGTCAGTGTGCCATTATCTTACAACTACTTGCCCCAGAACTTCGTTAAACTTCAACATATATTTCTCTTTCCGCTACAAATTTGGCTTTGTAAGGTTAAAAGAAACTTAGATAGAGATTAGAAAGTTATTAGAATGTAATACTGTTGGGCAAAATGAGGGTAAAGGTAGTGCCTATATTGGGCTGTGAAGCTACTTCTACATTGCCACCGTGCATCCTTGCAATACGTTCTACCAACGACAGCCCAATACCATAGCCTTTAATATCAGTGGTTTGGCTACTGCGGTAAAAAGGCTGGAATATATACGATAAATCTGCCTCTTTTATTCCTATACCTTTGTCTTCAATAGCAATACGGAGGTCGAGGTCGGAATACCGAAGGCGAATCGTAGCCTTTTTGTCGTACGAAAACTTACAAGCATTTTCTGCCAAGTTGACAATCGCTGTTTTGAGTAGGGCATAATTGCCCAAAATACAAAGGTTGTCAGGGTCTTCGGGTAGTTCGTCGAAAAGAATTTCAATTTGGTATAAGGCATTACTTTTGGTAAGCAAGCTTCTAATTTCCCAAAGTAACTCATCTACCCTAATTTTGTCAACCAAAAGTTCCTGCTTTGCTCCGTCTACTTTGGTCAATTTAAGTAAGTTTTGGGTAAGGGCGATTAGCTCCTGAATATCGTCTAGTACCGAATACATGGTTTTTTGGTATTCGGCGGGGCTTCGTTGTTTGAGTAGGCTAACCTCTAGTTGCGACGACATCTTGGTGAGAGGGTTACGCAATTCGTGCGAAACATTGGATACAAACATCCGCTGTAGCTGGAAGGTTTCTTCAACTCGGTCGAGTAGTTGATTGATAGTATGCGATAGCCTATCTATTTCGTCTTGATTATCGCTCTCAGCTAGGCGTAGGTGCATATTTTTGGGTACAATACTATTGAGTTTTTGCCCCATTTCATCAATTGGAGCAATGGCTTTGCCCGAATAATACCAGCCTGCCACCGATACCCACAATATTACTACCAAAAATAACAATAACATAATGACTCGCATTCGGGTCATAAATTCTCGTCCATAGTCATCAACAGCACTGGCCAATACAATGTGAGGCTCGGTGGTTTGGTCAAAATAAATACCTATAGAATGATACCTTCCATGACGGAAACGGTATTTTTTTTGGATTTGGATTTTGGCCAACAAATCCTCGTCAAGCTGTATGCTTTCTCGCTCGTTGGTGGTAAATTCTTTTTGTTTTTTTTGGTTATAAATCGTAATATTTTCGCTGTGAAGAGCATTCTTACTTTTGTCCGATATTTTGCGGAGTAGGGTAGAATCTACGTCGTCAACTACCAAAAAAAGCTCGGCGGTGGTTTCGGCACGATTTGATAAACGGCGATAAAAACTTTCGCTAAGGTAATATTGAGTGTACAGATAAATCGACAACAATACCGCAAGAAGTATTGATGAAACAATAAGGATAAATCGAATAGTAAGGCTAACCCTGATTTGCATGGAATCTATTCTTTTTTGAGGACATAGCCCATCCCAAATACCGTATGGATAAGCTTATGCTCAAAGTTTTTGTCGATTTTTTTACGAAGATAATTAATATATACTTCTACAAAATTAGTACCAGTATCAAAACCAATATCCCAGACATTTTCGGCTAGTTGCACTTTCGATAATACTCGTCCTTGGTTTCGCATAAGGTATTCGAGCAATGTAAACTCACGAGCGGTAAGTTCTATTATTTGTCCTTCACGAGTTACCACTTTGGTGTCGAGGTTCATTTCTAGGTCTTCAAACTTGAGGGTTTGGTGGGTCATGAGGGTTTTTGAGCCACGTTTGGTAAGCGAGCGTACTCGTGCCAATAACTCAACAAACTGAAATGGTTTTACCAAATATTGGTCAGCACCAGAATCAAAGCCGTTGACTTTGTCTTCGGTTTCGCCCAAAGCTGTAAGCATCAAAATGGGCGTTTGAATACCCGCATCTCTTAACTCTCGACTCAATACGAAACCATTGAGGCCAGGCATTATCACATCGGTGATAATGAGGGTATAGTTGTTGCGAAGGGCCAATTGGCGTGCAATTAGCCCATCATACGCAATATCTACTTCGTAATGGTTTTCTTCTAAACCCTGCTGAATAGCGTGCAGGGTTTTGGGTTCGTCTTCTACAACAAGGATTCTCATAACTTTATAAATTTTAAATATAGCTACAGCTATTTTCTATTAGTCTGTTTTAAAACGTTTTTCTACAGGGTATTATAAAATGTCGGGATAGAGCCTCCTTTTGACAAATAATGAAAACGTTTTTTGATGAACAATCATCCTACACTATTTCGCCAATAGTATCATTACTTAGCGACTGAATACTGTTTTTCTTCTCGGCCGTCATAATACCCAACATCATTAAAATACTAGTAATCAGGATGACAAAAAACAAAATGCCATCGTTAAAGGTGTTGAGTTTGAATTGTGTTGGGATTCCATAAAACAACAAAATGGTAATTAAGCCCCGAGGCATTAATAATAGTTCGGGCATTGTGTTTTTTTGTGATTGTACAAACCGAAGATAGATAAACCGTATTGCCAACAAGGCCAATACCACCAACGACCCCGTTATCCAAACTTCTTCTTGACTAAAAATGTTGATATTCATAGAATAGCCAAAAAGAATAAAAAAGAAGGTTCTAATCAAAAATGCTGTTTCGGCTGTAATAGACTTTAGGTTGTTTTCTACTTCTGTAAATACAGTATTTTGTATGCCTTCAACAATTACCTTGGGTCTAATTAATCTACGATTGTTGATTAATAGACCAAAAAATAAGATAATCAGTAACGAAGGCAAATGTAAAATCTTGCCTGCTGCGTACAAAATTAATAAAACCGCAAATAACAAGAAATACTTTAAATGTAGCGTGATTCGGGATAACAAATATATTAGCCCCAATGCTACCCCCACCGACAACAACAACGACCAAATAATATTGAAGCCATAAACCACTGCCGATTCTATCGAAATACCTTGTTCGGCAATGAGGTAATTGAAAAATAAAATGCCTAAAATGTCAGAAAAAGAGGCTTCATAAATAATAAACTCTCGTTTGTGAGGAATTAGGTTTTCGACACTCGGAATGACAATGGCACTACTAATAATAGACAAAGGCGTAGCATATACCAAACAATTGCGGAACGACTCACCTGTGGTTTGTTCGATAATAAAAGCAATAGAAAATGCCGAACCTAGCAGAATGAAAAGTGCCGCAAAAAATGCCCTAAAGATTAGCCCAGCTTTGTCTCGGCTAAGTTCGAGGTCGAGGCTAGCCTCCAGAATAATCATGATAAGTCCAACAATACCAAGTATTTCTACCGTTTTGTTGATAAATGTAGCGGGCAAAAGTTGTTGCCCAAACAATTGGCCAAGGCCAATACCTGTGCCCAATAGTAATAATACAGAAGGAATAGCAAATTTTTTGGCTATTAAATTAAAAATATAGGATAGAATGACACCACTGGCCAATACTAATACAATAATGTATGTATTCATATTTATATGGATTTTATGAAAAAAGTGAAACTAATACTTATGCAATAAGGTGAATTATAATGGCAAATTGATGATTGGATGTGTAAATGAAGTTAAGAAAAAATTAGAAATTTATTAGAGCCTAATTTTGGGTAACAGTTGTAAATCTATTTTGACAATGTATAGAATCAGAAAAATAACCTTCAGAATACTCATAATCTATGGCATAATATTGGGTTTTTCTCAGTTTTTGTCATCTTGCCTAAGCTTCAGAATGTCGGAAAGTGAAATTCAAAAAGAGTTTTTTACCTTAGCCGAACGCCCTCATGAGCATCAAATAGCAATAGGCAATCGCTCTATTAATTATGCCGAAATAGGAAATGACAGCCTTCCTGTTGTGGTGTTTGTACATGGCTCGCCAGGCTCGTGGTCGGCTTTTGTGGATTTTATGAAAGATACCACTTTACTCAAACAAGTAAAAATGGTTTCGGTAGATAGGCTTGGCTTTGGTAGGTCTCATTTGGGCAAAGCCGAAATATCGCTCGAACAGCAAGCAAGGTATTTGATGCCGATTCTCAAAAAATATAAACAGCAAGGGCAAAAGCTTATTGTGGTGGGGCATTCGTTGGGAGGGCCCGTAATTGCCCGTTTGGCTATGGATTACCCAACGCTAGTCGATGCTTTGGTAATAGTAGCGGGTTCTATAGCTCCCCAATTAGAGCCAAACGAACGCTGGTTTCGTTTGCCACTAC
The DNA window shown above is from Flectobacillus major DSM 103 and carries:
- a CDS encoding sensor histidine kinase gives rise to the protein MQIRVSLTIRFILIVSSILLAVLLSIYLYTQYYLSESFYRRLSNRAETTAELFLVVDDVDSTLLRKISDKSKNALHSENITIYNQKKQKEFTTNERESIQLDEDLLAKIQIQKKYRFRHGRYHSIGIYFDQTTEPHIVLASAVDDYGREFMTRMRVIMLLLFLVVILWVSVAGWYYSGKAIAPIDEMGQKLNSIVPKNMHLRLAESDNQDEIDRLSHTINQLLDRVEETFQLQRMFVSNVSHELRNPLTKMSSQLEVSLLKQRSPAEYQKTMYSVLDDIQELIALTQNLLKLTKVDGAKQELLVDKIRVDELLWEIRSLLTKSNALYQIEILFDELPEDPDNLCILGNYALLKTAIVNLAENACKFSYDKKATIRLRYSDLDLRIAIEDKGIGIKEADLSYIFQPFYRSSQTTDIKGYGIGLSLVERIARMHGGNVEVASQPNIGTTFTLILPNSITF
- a CDS encoding alpha/beta fold hydrolase, producing MYRIRKITFRILIIYGIILGFSQFLSSCLSFRMSESEIQKEFFTLAERPHEHQIAIGNRSINYAEIGNDSLPVVVFVHGSPGSWSAFVDFMKDTTLLKQVKMVSVDRLGFGRSHLGKAEISLEQQARYLMPILKKYKQQGQKLIVVGHSLGGPVIARLAMDYPTLVDALVIVAGSIAPQLEPNERWFRLPLHFWPIRWLIPASFRASNTEILYLKPELEKMLPLWKNIHQPVIVIQGQKDNLVDPLNADFAQKMLVNSQEVKMVIVPDMNHFVPWEHPELIKNAILQVLKK
- a CDS encoding cation:proton antiporter domain-containing protein; the encoded protein is MNTYIIVLVLASGVILSYIFNLIAKKFAIPSVLLLLGTGIGLGQLFGQQLLPATFINKTVEILGIVGLIMIILEASLDLELSRDKAGLIFRAFFAALFILLGSAFSIAFIIEQTTGESFRNCLVYATPLSIISSAIVIPSVENLIPHKREFIIYEASFSDILGILFFNYLIAEQGISIESAVVYGFNIIWSLLLSVGVALGLIYLLSRITLHLKYFLLFAVLLILYAAGKILHLPSLLIILFFGLLINNRRLIRPKVIVEGIQNTVFTEVENNLKSITAETAFLIRTFFFILFGYSMNINIFSQEEVWITGSLVVLALLAIRFIYLRFVQSQKNTMPELLLMPRGLITILLFYGIPTQFKLNTFNDGILFFVILITSILMMLGIMTAEKKNSIQSLSNDTIGEIV
- a CDS encoding response regulator transcription factor; this translates as MRILVVEDEPKTLHAIQQGLEENHYEVDIAYDGLIARQLALRNNYTLIITDVIMPGLNGFVLSRELRDAGIQTPILMLTALGETEDKVNGFDSGADQYLVKPFQFVELLARVRSLTKRGSKTLMTHQTLKFEDLEMNLDTKVVTREGQIIELTAREFTLLEYLMRNQGRVLSKVQLAENVWDIGFDTGTNFVEVYINYLRKKIDKNFEHKLIHTVFGMGYVLKKE